In the Phaseolus vulgaris cultivar G19833 chromosome 7, P. vulgaris v2.0, whole genome shotgun sequence genome, one interval contains:
- the LOC137829588 gene encoding interactor of constitutive active ROPs 2, chloroplastic isoform X2, producing MQTPKSRAGTSEVPRKCPASPQTARKLKTPSSDTDSVSSSPKPGSKTPKNKSPKVTERKSPRSPISEKRPSRVQELESQLALLEEDLRKTKDQLNSSESWKKRAQQETEEAKKQLLAMSKELEESQQQLLELSASEEERLQELRKISQDRDRAWQSELEAVQKQHSMDSTALVSAMNEIQKLKIQLERVRESEAVHISNAESDNAEIEDLRMELDEALALVEKLKNELNDCKESESRALEVVAKTQMQLESANKTVETVQLEGVKALEAYKSLALELEQSRAQVKSLEALVSKLQSDLVAHASENMSGPVNEVEHEHELAPKNVENEDISQLKSELLSAKSETAQLKSALDVSEVRYQEEYIRSTLQIRSAFEQLEHVKSESSQRQVALNEELNKAKADIEELRERLMDKESQLQGLSENNKMLMSRIKESQPSEAESEHAVELKKLDADVTKLKERLLERETELQNVTEENNALKMEIKRVELEKNKIPEEAVASAEAARAAEREALMKLGYITEEADKSNKRVTQVTEQLDATQAANSELEAELRRLKVQSDQWRKAAEAAAAMISAGNNGKFVERTGSLDSNYNSIGAKMSSPFSEDTDDDSPKKKNTNMLKKIGVLWKKNH from the exons ATGCAGACACCAAAATCAAG AGCTGGTACTTCAGAAGTGCCTAGGAAATGTCCTGCATCTCCTCAGACTGCTCGCAAATTGAAGACACCAAGCTCTGACACTGACTCAGTCTCGTCATCACCAAAACCAGGGAGTAAGACACCAAAAAACAAAAGTCCAAAGGTCACAGAGCGAAAGTCACCAAGAAGTCCAATATCCGAG AAGAGACCAAGTAGGGTTCAAGAATTGGAGTCTCAACTTGCTCTACTTGAAGAAGATCTAAGGAAAACTAAGGACCAACTCAACTCCTCTGAGTCATGGAAGAAGAGGGCTCAGCAGGAGACTGAAGAAGCAAAGAAGCAGCTTCTAGCCATGTCAAAAGAGCTTGAGGAATCCCAGCAACAGCTTCTGGAGCTATCTGCTTCTGAAGAGGAAAGGCTTCAAGAACTTCGCAAGATTTCTCAAGACCGAGATCGAGCATGGCAATCTGAACTAGAGGCTGTCCAGAAGCAGCACTCAATGGATTCAACTGCTCTGGTGTCTGCCATGAATGAAATCCAAAAACTGAAAATTCAACTTGAAAGAGTGCGTGAATCTGAGGCTGTTCATATTAGCAATGCTGAGTCAGATAATGCTGAGATTGAGGATTTGAGGATGGAGCTTGATGAAGCACTGGCTTTAGTGGAAAAGCTGAAAAATGAGTTAAATGATTGCAAGGAATCTGAATCCCGGGCTTTGGAAGTAGTTGCGAAAACTCAAATGCAATTGGAATCAGCAAACAAAACTGTGGAAACAGTCCAGTTAGAAGGTGTTAAAGCATTAGAAGCATATAAATCCTTAGCTTTAGAGTTGGAGCAATCAAGAGCGCAAGTGAAATCATTGGAGGCACTTGTCAGCAAACTTCAGAGTGATTTGGTTGCTCATGCTAGCGAAAATATGTCAGGTCCAGTCAATGAAGTAGAACATGAACATGAACTTGCACCAAAAAATGTAGAAAATGAGGATATAAGCCAGCTCAAATCTGAACTTCTTTCTGCCAAATCTGAAACAGCACAGTTAAAATCTGCCCTAGATGTTTCTGAGGTAAGGTACCAAGAAGAGTATATTCGGAGCACCTTGCAGATTAGAAGTGCTTTTGAACAACTGGAGCATGTGAAATCAGAATCATCTCAGAGACAGGTTGCATTGAATGAAGAATTGAACAAAGCTAAAGCTGATATTGAAGAGTTAAGggaaaggctgatggacaaggaaTCTCAGTTGCAGGGTTTATCTGAGAATAATAAGATGCTCATGTCAAGGATTAAGGAAAGCCAGCCTAGTGAAGCAGAGTCTGAACATGCAGTGGAGCTCAAAAAATTGGATGCTGATGTGACTAAGTTGAAGGAAAGAttattggagagagagactgaACTGCAAAATGTGACTGAGGAAAACAATGCATTGAAAATGGAAATAAAGAGGGTGGAATTGGAGAAGAATAAAATCCCTGAAGAGGCTGTTGCTTCTGCTGAAGCGGCAAGGGCTGCAGAGCGTGAGGCTTTGATGAAACTTGGCTACATAACCGAAGAAGCTGATAAGAGTAACAAAAGAGTAACACAGGTAACTGAGCAGTTAGACGCCACACAGGCTGCAAATTCCGAGTTAGAGGCTGAATTAAGGAGGTTGAAAGTGCAGTCAGACCAGTGGAGAAAAGCGGCTGAAGCAGCTGCTGCTATGATTTCTGCTGGGAACAATGGAAAGTTTGTGGAGAGAACCGGTTCACTTGACAGTAACTACAATTCTATTGGTGCCAAGATGAGTTCTCCTTTTTCAGAAGACACAGATGATGATTCACCCAAGAAGAAAAATACCAACATGCTGAAGAAGATTGGAGTGTTGTGGAAGAAgaatcattaa
- the LOC137829588 gene encoding interactor of constitutive active ROPs 2, chloroplastic isoform X1: MQTPKSRAGTSEVPRKCPASPQTARKLKTPSSDTDSVSSSPKPGSKTPKNKSPKVTERKSPRSPISEKKRPSRVQELESQLALLEEDLRKTKDQLNSSESWKKRAQQETEEAKKQLLAMSKELEESQQQLLELSASEEERLQELRKISQDRDRAWQSELEAVQKQHSMDSTALVSAMNEIQKLKIQLERVRESEAVHISNAESDNAEIEDLRMELDEALALVEKLKNELNDCKESESRALEVVAKTQMQLESANKTVETVQLEGVKALEAYKSLALELEQSRAQVKSLEALVSKLQSDLVAHASENMSGPVNEVEHEHELAPKNVENEDISQLKSELLSAKSETAQLKSALDVSEVRYQEEYIRSTLQIRSAFEQLEHVKSESSQRQVALNEELNKAKADIEELRERLMDKESQLQGLSENNKMLMSRIKESQPSEAESEHAVELKKLDADVTKLKERLLERETELQNVTEENNALKMEIKRVELEKNKIPEEAVASAEAARAAEREALMKLGYITEEADKSNKRVTQVTEQLDATQAANSELEAELRRLKVQSDQWRKAAEAAAAMISAGNNGKFVERTGSLDSNYNSIGAKMSSPFSEDTDDDSPKKKNTNMLKKIGVLWKKNH; the protein is encoded by the exons ATGCAGACACCAAAATCAAG AGCTGGTACTTCAGAAGTGCCTAGGAAATGTCCTGCATCTCCTCAGACTGCTCGCAAATTGAAGACACCAAGCTCTGACACTGACTCAGTCTCGTCATCACCAAAACCAGGGAGTAAGACACCAAAAAACAAAAGTCCAAAGGTCACAGAGCGAAAGTCACCAAGAAGTCCAATATCCGAG AAGAAGAGACCAAGTAGGGTTCAAGAATTGGAGTCTCAACTTGCTCTACTTGAAGAAGATCTAAGGAAAACTAAGGACCAACTCAACTCCTCTGAGTCATGGAAGAAGAGGGCTCAGCAGGAGACTGAAGAAGCAAAGAAGCAGCTTCTAGCCATGTCAAAAGAGCTTGAGGAATCCCAGCAACAGCTTCTGGAGCTATCTGCTTCTGAAGAGGAAAGGCTTCAAGAACTTCGCAAGATTTCTCAAGACCGAGATCGAGCATGGCAATCTGAACTAGAGGCTGTCCAGAAGCAGCACTCAATGGATTCAACTGCTCTGGTGTCTGCCATGAATGAAATCCAAAAACTGAAAATTCAACTTGAAAGAGTGCGTGAATCTGAGGCTGTTCATATTAGCAATGCTGAGTCAGATAATGCTGAGATTGAGGATTTGAGGATGGAGCTTGATGAAGCACTGGCTTTAGTGGAAAAGCTGAAAAATGAGTTAAATGATTGCAAGGAATCTGAATCCCGGGCTTTGGAAGTAGTTGCGAAAACTCAAATGCAATTGGAATCAGCAAACAAAACTGTGGAAACAGTCCAGTTAGAAGGTGTTAAAGCATTAGAAGCATATAAATCCTTAGCTTTAGAGTTGGAGCAATCAAGAGCGCAAGTGAAATCATTGGAGGCACTTGTCAGCAAACTTCAGAGTGATTTGGTTGCTCATGCTAGCGAAAATATGTCAGGTCCAGTCAATGAAGTAGAACATGAACATGAACTTGCACCAAAAAATGTAGAAAATGAGGATATAAGCCAGCTCAAATCTGAACTTCTTTCTGCCAAATCTGAAACAGCACAGTTAAAATCTGCCCTAGATGTTTCTGAGGTAAGGTACCAAGAAGAGTATATTCGGAGCACCTTGCAGATTAGAAGTGCTTTTGAACAACTGGAGCATGTGAAATCAGAATCATCTCAGAGACAGGTTGCATTGAATGAAGAATTGAACAAAGCTAAAGCTGATATTGAAGAGTTAAGggaaaggctgatggacaaggaaTCTCAGTTGCAGGGTTTATCTGAGAATAATAAGATGCTCATGTCAAGGATTAAGGAAAGCCAGCCTAGTGAAGCAGAGTCTGAACATGCAGTGGAGCTCAAAAAATTGGATGCTGATGTGACTAAGTTGAAGGAAAGAttattggagagagagactgaACTGCAAAATGTGACTGAGGAAAACAATGCATTGAAAATGGAAATAAAGAGGGTGGAATTGGAGAAGAATAAAATCCCTGAAGAGGCTGTTGCTTCTGCTGAAGCGGCAAGGGCTGCAGAGCGTGAGGCTTTGATGAAACTTGGCTACATAACCGAAGAAGCTGATAAGAGTAACAAAAGAGTAACACAGGTAACTGAGCAGTTAGACGCCACACAGGCTGCAAATTCCGAGTTAGAGGCTGAATTAAGGAGGTTGAAAGTGCAGTCAGACCAGTGGAGAAAAGCGGCTGAAGCAGCTGCTGCTATGATTTCTGCTGGGAACAATGGAAAGTTTGTGGAGAGAACCGGTTCACTTGACAGTAACTACAATTCTATTGGTGCCAAGATGAGTTCTCCTTTTTCAGAAGACACAGATGATGATTCACCCAAGAAGAAAAATACCAACATGCTGAAGAAGATTGGAGTGTTGTGGAAGAAgaatcattaa